Proteins encoded by one window of Synechococcus sp. WH 7805:
- the murJ gene encoding murein biosynthesis integral membrane protein MurJ translates to MARSLKRIALVVTVGTLFSKFGGLVRQLVIAAAFGVGAAYDAYNYAYVLPGFLLILLGGINGPFHSAMVSVLSRRPRDEGAHILATLNTTVSALLLAVTVVLVMAAGPLITLVGPGLPPELHRIAVAQLQVMAPMALLAGLIGLGFGSLNAADEFWIPAISPLMSSLALIFGVGLLWWQLGSAIALPEHALWGGVVLALATLSGAVLQWLLQLPALIRQRLARFKLSWDWGHPGVREVWQVMGPATLSSGMLQINVFTDLFFASGILGAAAGLGYANLLVQTPLGLISNALLVPLLPTFSRLTAPEDRPQLIARIRQGLMLSTASMLPLGALFLALAAPIVALVYERGAFDAQAAQLVTGLLMAYGIGMPAYLGRDVLVRVFYALGDGSTPFRLSLAGIGLNVLFDWALVGGPSPWGPQLPFDFGAPGLVLATVLINALTCLALLLVLQQRLGGLPLRSWGYDVLRLSASAALAGCAAWGLSTMVRWPPDLIGRGIQVAFSGGFGGVLFALCGQAFGIVEVVEINQGIARRFSRR, encoded by the coding sequence ATGGCGAGATCTCTCAAGCGCATTGCCCTCGTGGTCACCGTTGGGACTCTCTTCAGCAAATTCGGAGGCCTTGTCCGGCAATTGGTGATCGCTGCAGCGTTTGGCGTTGGCGCTGCTTACGACGCCTACAACTACGCCTATGTGCTTCCGGGTTTTCTCCTCATCCTTCTGGGGGGCATCAACGGTCCCTTCCACAGCGCCATGGTGAGTGTGCTCAGCCGTAGGCCCAGAGACGAAGGCGCCCACATCCTGGCCACGCTGAACACCACGGTGAGTGCCCTGCTTCTGGCTGTCACGGTGGTGCTGGTGATGGCTGCCGGTCCATTAATCACCCTGGTTGGGCCAGGCCTGCCGCCCGAGCTTCATCGCATTGCTGTCGCGCAGTTGCAGGTGATGGCCCCGATGGCCCTGCTCGCTGGTCTGATCGGTCTTGGCTTTGGATCGCTCAATGCCGCGGACGAATTCTGGATCCCAGCGATTTCCCCGCTGATGTCGAGCTTGGCGCTGATATTTGGAGTCGGCTTGCTCTGGTGGCAGCTCGGGTCTGCCATCGCTTTGCCAGAGCATGCCCTCTGGGGAGGGGTGGTGCTGGCTCTGGCCACGCTCTCTGGAGCCGTCTTGCAGTGGTTGTTGCAGTTGCCAGCCTTGATTCGGCAGCGACTGGCCCGGTTCAAACTGTCCTGGGATTGGGGGCACCCCGGGGTGCGGGAGGTTTGGCAGGTGATGGGCCCAGCCACCCTGTCGTCCGGAATGCTTCAGATCAATGTTTTTACGGATCTGTTCTTCGCGTCGGGCATCCTCGGCGCAGCCGCAGGGCTTGGTTACGCGAACTTGCTGGTGCAGACACCACTCGGACTGATTTCCAATGCCTTGTTGGTGCCGCTTCTACCCACGTTCTCCCGGCTCACGGCTCCGGAGGATCGGCCTCAGCTCATCGCCAGGATCCGTCAGGGCCTGATGCTCTCCACTGCTTCGATGCTGCCGCTGGGGGCCCTTTTCCTGGCATTGGCTGCTCCGATCGTTGCGCTCGTTTATGAGCGCGGTGCCTTTGATGCTCAGGCGGCGCAGTTGGTCACCGGACTGTTGATGGCTTATGGAATCGGGATGCCGGCCTATCTCGGCCGCGATGTGCTCGTGCGCGTGTTCTACGCCCTTGGAGATGGCTCAACTCCCTTCCGACTGTCGTTGGCGGGTATCGGTCTGAATGTTCTGTTCGACTGGGCCTTGGTTGGGGGGCCCTCCCCCTGGGGCCCTCAGCTGCCCTTTGATTTCGGGGCGCCTGGGCTGGTGCTGGCCACGGTGCTGATCAATGCCCTGACCTGTCTCGCTCTTCTCTTAGTGCTCCAGCAACGCTTGGGAGGTCTGCCTCTGCGTAGCTGGGGATATGACGTCCTACGACTCTCAGCATCGGCAGCACTAGCCGGTTGTGCCGCCTGGGGGCTCAGCACAATGGTGCGATGGCCTCCTGATCTGATCGGCCGCGGGATTCAGGTGGCTTTCTCCGGTGGCTTCGGAGGGGTTCTGTTTGCGTTGTGCGGCCAGGCGTTCGGAATCGTTGAAGTTGTTGAGATCAATCAAGGGATTGCACGGCGTTTCAGCCGTCGCTGA
- the sfsA gene encoding DNA/RNA nuclease SfsA yields MTGTPLLSFEPLTEGILIKRYKRFLADIELKDGSCVTAHCANTGPMTGVLIPGQRVRLRHAPSPTRKLAWTWEQAEVPGADGNPCWVGINTALPNRLIRAAIEAGYLNEIVGPISEIRPEVAYGENKRSRIDLLLTPMANAADPRPIYVEVKNTTWCEGSLALFPDTVTERGQKHLRELMSVLPNARALLVPCLSRDDLSAFAPGDNADAHYGELFREALSKGVEVFPSAFRFEREKILWRGKRAVQERQSPVW; encoded by the coding sequence ATGACCGGCACCCCTCTCCTCTCATTTGAACCACTCACGGAGGGGATTTTGATCAAGCGCTACAAGCGCTTTCTGGCTGACATCGAGCTGAAGGATGGATCCTGCGTGACCGCCCACTGCGCCAACACCGGACCGATGACCGGTGTGCTGATTCCAGGGCAGCGAGTACGCCTTCGCCATGCCCCATCCCCAACCCGCAAGCTGGCCTGGACCTGGGAACAGGCGGAAGTACCCGGCGCTGATGGGAATCCTTGTTGGGTTGGCATCAACACCGCCTTACCCAACCGCTTAATCAGGGCGGCAATTGAAGCCGGATACCTGAACGAGATCGTTGGTCCGATCAGTGAGATCAGACCCGAGGTGGCCTATGGCGAGAACAAGCGCAGTCGCATTGATCTGTTGCTCACGCCAATGGCTAATGCGGCAGATCCAAGGCCGATTTATGTGGAAGTCAAAAACACAACCTGGTGCGAGGGATCACTGGCACTGTTCCCGGACACCGTCACCGAACGTGGCCAGAAGCATCTTCGGGAACTCATGAGCGTGCTGCCGAACGCGAGAGCCCTTCTGGTGCCTTGCCTCAGCCGTGATGACCTCAGTGCGTTCGCACCGGGAGACAACGCAGATGCCCACTACGGAGAACTGTTCCGAGAAGCCTTGTCGAAAGGGGTGGAAGTCTTCCCCAGCGCATTCCGATTTGAACGCGAGAAGATTCTCTGGCGAGGCAAGCGCGCCGTTCAGGAGAGGCAATCGCCGGTTTGGTAA
- a CDS encoding ammonium transporter: protein MTTALNTPSGRRKALQEASLLEGPMLLLQSIRGFRTNRALLWLACVPVALFGLGIFNLSAHAEELPELNAAFLANNLWLLVATILVIFMNAGFAMVEAGMCRQKNAVNILAKNLFVFALAVTAYWFIGYSLMYGGSVVDGWLYFKGLFFDPAVSAETISEAGLVPTVDFLFQAAFAGTAATIVSGLVAERVKFGEFVVFALVLTAVIYPIAGSWEWNGGWLNSVGNKEFIDFAGSSIVHSVGAWAGLVGAMLLGPRIGKYVDGRTQAIPGHNMAIATLGALILWIGWYGFNPGSQLAMDQWVPYVAVTTTLAAAGGAIGATIISTMTSGKPDLTMIINGILAGLVSITAGCGNLTLVGSWVAGLIGGVIVVFSVSALDSAGIDDPVGAFSVHGVCGVWGTLVVGLWGFDIQGDGSPLGLLVGGGVEQLGIQALGCAAYAIWALVTCWIAWSIIGALFGGIRVTEEEETIGLDIGEHGMEAYPDFASAGN, encoded by the coding sequence ATGACAACTGCTCTGAACACTCCATCAGGGAGGCGAAAAGCTCTCCAGGAGGCAAGCCTGCTTGAGGGGCCAATGCTCCTTCTGCAAAGCATCCGAGGTTTCAGAACGAACCGAGCACTCCTTTGGCTTGCTTGTGTGCCAGTCGCTCTCTTCGGCCTTGGCATCTTCAATCTCTCCGCACACGCCGAAGAACTTCCCGAACTCAACGCAGCTTTCCTTGCAAACAATCTCTGGCTGCTGGTCGCGACAATTCTCGTGATCTTCATGAACGCCGGCTTCGCAATGGTGGAAGCTGGAATGTGTCGTCAAAAAAACGCTGTCAATATTCTCGCCAAGAACCTGTTTGTTTTCGCTCTTGCGGTCACAGCCTATTGGTTCATTGGTTATTCATTGATGTACGGCGGCTCAGTTGTTGATGGCTGGCTGTATTTCAAGGGCTTGTTCTTCGACCCAGCTGTTTCGGCAGAAACCATCAGCGAAGCTGGCTTGGTTCCAACTGTTGATTTCCTCTTCCAAGCAGCGTTTGCTGGTACAGCTGCAACCATCGTGTCCGGCCTTGTCGCCGAGAGAGTGAAATTTGGCGAATTTGTTGTTTTCGCTCTCGTTCTCACTGCAGTGATTTACCCGATTGCTGGTAGCTGGGAATGGAATGGTGGCTGGCTTAACAGCGTCGGCAACAAAGAATTCATTGACTTCGCAGGTTCATCCATCGTTCACTCCGTTGGAGCTTGGGCTGGACTGGTAGGCGCCATGTTGCTTGGCCCACGTATCGGCAAATACGTTGACGGACGAACGCAAGCCATTCCAGGCCACAACATGGCCATTGCGACACTCGGCGCACTCATTCTCTGGATCGGCTGGTACGGGTTTAACCCTGGCTCCCAGTTGGCCATGGACCAATGGGTTCCTTACGTTGCAGTCACAACAACACTTGCTGCCGCAGGCGGAGCCATCGGCGCAACAATCATTTCAACGATGACATCTGGCAAGCCTGACTTGACCATGATCATCAATGGAATTCTCGCCGGCCTTGTGAGCATCACAGCAGGTTGCGGGAACCTCACCCTGGTGGGGTCCTGGGTTGCTGGACTCATCGGTGGTGTGATTGTCGTGTTCTCAGTTTCTGCACTCGATTCAGCAGGAATTGATGATCCCGTTGGAGCTTTCTCTGTCCACGGTGTCTGTGGAGTTTGGGGAACGTTGGTCGTTGGACTCTGGGGTTTTGACATCCAGGGTGATGGCTCACCTCTTGGACTCCTTGTCGGTGGTGGAGTTGAGCAGCTCGGCATTCAAGCTCTCGGTTGTGCTGCCTATGCCATCTGGGCACTGGTGACCTGCTGGATTGCCTGGAGCATCATTGGTGCACTCTTCGGAGGCATCCGTGTCACCGAGGAAGAAGAGACCATCGGTCTCGATATCGGTGAGCACGGCATGGAGGCCTATCCGGACTTCGCTTCTGCAGGAAACTGA
- a CDS encoding 4-hydroxy-3-methylbut-2-enyl diphosphate reductase — MDTHAFKRSLHHSDRYNRRGFGRADEVAGSLEQAYQSSLIGSIRDNGYQLNHGRLQVRLAKDFGFCWGVERAVAMAYETRKHYPGERLWITNEIIHNPSVNDHLREMNVQFIPVEQGVKDFSGVTSGDVVILPAFGATVQEMQLLNERGCHIVDTTCPWVSKVWNTVEKHKKQTFTSIIHGKVKHEETLATSSFAGTYLVVLDLEEAQIVADYILGEGDRDSFMARFSKACSPGFDPDQDLKRLGVANQTTMLKRETEEIGRLFERTMLSKFGPTQLNEHFLAFNTICDATQERQDAMFSLVDEPLDLMVVIGGYNSSNTTHLQEIAINRGIRSFHIDTPERISADNSIEHKPLGQELIREQNFLPGGTVTVGITSGASTPDRVVEHVIQQLISLSEEN, encoded by the coding sequence ATGGATACCCACGCCTTCAAGCGCTCCCTGCACCATTCAGATCGCTACAACCGCCGAGGTTTCGGACGTGCCGATGAGGTAGCAGGAAGCCTTGAGCAGGCCTACCAAAGCAGCCTGATCGGATCCATCCGAGACAACGGCTACCAACTCAATCATGGTCGGCTTCAGGTACGCCTGGCCAAGGATTTCGGCTTCTGCTGGGGGGTGGAGCGCGCTGTCGCCATGGCCTACGAAACACGCAAGCACTACCCCGGTGAGCGTTTGTGGATCACCAACGAAATTATCCACAACCCCTCAGTGAATGACCATCTCCGTGAGATGAACGTTCAGTTCATCCCTGTTGAGCAGGGTGTGAAGGACTTCTCAGGTGTTACGTCCGGAGATGTGGTGATCCTTCCGGCCTTCGGCGCAACGGTTCAGGAAATGCAACTGCTCAACGAACGGGGCTGCCACATCGTTGACACCACCTGCCCCTGGGTCTCCAAGGTTTGGAACACTGTGGAGAAGCACAAGAAGCAGACCTTCACCTCAATCATTCATGGCAAGGTGAAGCATGAGGAGACCTTGGCCACCAGCTCCTTCGCTGGTACCTACCTCGTGGTTCTTGATCTGGAAGAGGCACAGATCGTTGCGGATTACATCCTCGGTGAAGGGGACCGAGACAGCTTCATGGCTCGCTTTTCCAAAGCCTGCTCTCCAGGCTTCGACCCAGATCAGGATCTAAAGAGACTCGGCGTTGCCAACCAAACCACGATGCTCAAACGGGAAACCGAAGAGATCGGTCGCCTGTTTGAACGCACCATGCTCAGCAAATTCGGCCCAACGCAACTCAATGAGCACTTCCTGGCGTTCAACACCATCTGCGATGCCACCCAGGAACGCCAGGACGCAATGTTTTCTCTTGTGGATGAACCCCTCGACCTGATGGTGGTCATTGGCGGCTACAACTCCTCTAACACAACGCATCTTCAGGAAATCGCCATCAACCGCGGCATCCGTTCGTTCCACATCGACACACCGGAGCGAATCAGCGCCGACAACAGCATTGAACACAAGCCTCTCGGTCAAGAACTCATCCGCGAACAAAATTTCCTGCCAGGCGGAACAGTCACGGTGGGCATCACATCCGGCGCCTCCACCCCGGATCGTGTGGTGGAACACGTGATCCAGCAATTGATCAGTCTCAGCGAGGAAAACTGA
- a CDS encoding DUF1997 domain-containing protein: MLLVSRPPADSLRSRHGQDPQVRCYRSHFSDCMEMRASPAVVASYLDRHDDWFRRSAAPMEVEALDAQTYVLTLGRFGNFGFEVEPTIALRLLPGHEGTYAIETVKLPAVDPALAALYDVDFQADLNLINDVDQGLPATCVRWELDLSIWISLPKVITMLPDGLVQSSGDRLLRQIVRQISRRLTWKVQEDFHGTHGLACPPRRRATF, from the coding sequence GTGCTGCTCGTGTCGAGACCACCAGCCGATTCCCTTCGCTCTCGCCATGGCCAGGATCCACAGGTGCGCTGTTACCGCAGCCACTTCAGCGACTGCATGGAGATGCGCGCCAGCCCTGCGGTGGTGGCTAGCTACCTCGATCGACATGACGATTGGTTCCGCCGCAGCGCCGCTCCGATGGAGGTGGAGGCACTGGACGCCCAGACTTATGTCCTCACTCTCGGGAGGTTCGGGAATTTTGGCTTTGAGGTAGAGCCGACCATTGCGTTGCGCCTGCTGCCTGGCCATGAAGGCACCTATGCCATCGAAACGGTAAAGCTGCCGGCGGTGGATCCAGCATTGGCTGCGCTCTACGACGTTGATTTTCAGGCTGATCTCAACCTGATCAACGACGTTGACCAGGGTCTCCCTGCAACTTGTGTGCGCTGGGAGCTTGATCTCAGCATCTGGATCTCACTTCCCAAAGTGATCACCATGCTTCCCGATGGCCTGGTGCAATCCAGCGGTGATCGACTGCTGCGTCAGATCGTGAGACAGATTTCACGACGACTCACTTGGAAGGTGCAGGAAGATTTTCATGGAACCCATGGGCTGGCTTGCCCGCCACGCAGGCGGGCCACCTTCTGA
- a CDS encoding DUF4079 domain-containing protein: MTLAALPFALSFVHPLMMWMLLLASAYAMYLGIKAKKTRTGTPEERKALIPGKFAQRHFRWGGVLLGLIVLGSIGGMAVTYLNNDKLFVGPHLLAGLAMTAMIAVAASLTPFMQQGNLIARKAHVGLNMGMMTLFLWQAVSGMQIVNKIWSSR; encoded by the coding sequence ATGACGCTTGCCGCGCTGCCTTTCGCCTTGAGTTTTGTTCACCCACTGATGATGTGGATGTTGCTTTTGGCATCTGCCTATGCGATGTATCTGGGAATTAAAGCCAAGAAGACCCGCACGGGAACGCCTGAAGAGCGCAAGGCTTTGATCCCTGGAAAGTTCGCCCAGCGTCATTTCCGTTGGGGTGGAGTGCTGCTTGGACTGATCGTTCTGGGCAGCATTGGCGGCATGGCGGTCACCTATCTGAATAACGACAAGCTGTTCGTTGGCCCTCACCTCCTAGCCGGTCTCGCCATGACCGCCATGATCGCGGTGGCGGCGTCCCTGACTCCGTTCATGCAGCAAGGCAATCTGATTGCCCGTAAAGCTCATGTGGGTCTCAACATGGGGATGATGACTCTCTTCCTCTGGCAGGCGGTCAGTGGAATGCAAATTGTCAACAAGATCTGGTCGAGTCGCTGA
- the purH gene encoding bifunctional phosphoribosylaminoimidazolecarboxamide formyltransferase/IMP cyclohydrolase — translation MAPTALLSVSDKSGLVPLAKTLHERCGYQLLSSGGTAKVLKEAGLPVTPVAEHTGAPEILGGRVKTLHPRIHGGILARRGDPEHEADLLAQQITPIDVVVVNLYPFRETVADPAVDWERAIENIDIGGPTMVRSAAKNHEHVAVLTDPDQYDRFLQDLAQSGGTVSSGLRRRLALEAFAHTAAYDAAITRWMQSRSELQQVDDPSATALPFLQALPLRQRLRYGENPHQRAAWYSAPKTGWGGAIQLQGKELSTNNLLDLEAALATVREFGYGKGGAYPALRPAAVVVKHTNPCGVAVADGEAAALTRALDGDRVSAFGGIVAVNGRVDAHAARELTSLFLECVVAPEYAPEAREILASKGNLRVLELPPTAIDAAGHDHVRSILGGLLVQDLDDHPVAADGWTVATERAPSQAEHDDLCFAWQLVRHVRSNAIVVARDGQSLGIGAGQMNRVGSARIALEASGDRVRGAVLASDGFFPFDDTVRLAAQHGITAVIHPGGSKRDEDSVKACNELGLAMLLTGRRHFLH, via the coding sequence ATGGCTCCCACAGCGCTGCTCAGTGTGTCTGACAAGAGTGGTCTGGTGCCACTGGCCAAGACCCTGCATGAACGTTGTGGGTATCAGCTTCTTTCCAGTGGCGGCACGGCCAAGGTGTTGAAGGAGGCCGGCCTGCCGGTCACGCCAGTGGCAGAGCACACCGGTGCCCCCGAGATCCTTGGTGGTCGTGTGAAGACGCTCCACCCCCGCATCCATGGCGGAATCCTGGCTCGTCGTGGTGATCCAGAGCATGAAGCGGATCTTCTGGCTCAGCAGATCACACCGATTGATGTGGTGGTGGTCAATCTGTATCCCTTCCGTGAGACCGTCGCTGATCCCGCTGTGGATTGGGAGCGTGCGATTGAGAACATCGACATCGGAGGGCCCACGATGGTGCGTTCCGCAGCCAAGAACCATGAACACGTGGCTGTACTGACGGATCCGGACCAATACGACCGCTTTCTCCAGGATCTGGCTCAATCAGGAGGAACCGTGAGTTCTGGGCTGCGGCGGCGGCTTGCCCTGGAGGCGTTTGCTCACACAGCGGCCTATGACGCTGCGATCACGCGCTGGATGCAGAGCAGGTCTGAGCTGCAGCAAGTCGATGACCCTTCAGCAACTGCGCTCCCATTTTTGCAAGCACTGCCCCTGCGTCAGCGGCTGCGTTATGGAGAGAATCCTCACCAACGTGCGGCCTGGTACAGCGCACCCAAGACTGGCTGGGGAGGTGCCATCCAGTTGCAGGGAAAGGAGCTGAGCACCAATAACCTTCTCGATCTTGAAGCAGCCCTCGCCACGGTGCGGGAATTTGGCTACGGCAAGGGTGGGGCCTACCCGGCTTTGCGTCCGGCGGCTGTTGTGGTCAAACACACCAATCCCTGCGGAGTGGCGGTCGCCGATGGCGAAGCAGCCGCTCTCACCCGAGCCCTGGATGGCGATCGGGTCAGTGCCTTCGGAGGCATTGTGGCGGTCAATGGTCGCGTGGATGCCCACGCTGCCCGTGAACTCACCAGCTTGTTCCTGGAGTGCGTGGTGGCGCCGGAGTATGCGCCTGAGGCCAGAGAGATTCTCGCGTCGAAGGGCAATCTCAGGGTTTTGGAGCTTCCACCCACTGCCATCGATGCTGCCGGGCATGACCATGTGCGCAGCATCCTGGGTGGTCTGCTGGTTCAGGATCTCGATGACCATCCGGTCGCGGCGGACGGGTGGACGGTGGCCACCGAGCGGGCTCCTAGTCAGGCTGAGCACGATGACCTGTGCTTCGCCTGGCAGTTGGTCCGTCATGTCCGCTCTAATGCCATCGTCGTGGCCAGAGACGGTCAGAGCCTCGGAATCGGCGCAGGCCAGATGAATCGGGTTGGATCAGCCCGAATCGCCCTCGAGGCTTCAGGGGATCGTGTCCGCGGTGCCGTCCTTGCCAGTGATGGCTTCTTCCCATTCGATGACACGGTGCGACTGGCTGCGCAGCACGGCATCACGGCTGTGATTCACCCTGGTGGCAGCAAACGTGACGAGGATTCCGTCAAAGCCTGCAACGAATTGGGGCTGGCGATGCTGCTAACAGGCCGGCGACATTTTCTGCACTGA
- a CDS encoding alpha/beta hydrolase, translating into MGDLLIHCGEEHPQTRLVLLHGWGADANDLIPLGDSLVAGSGLAMERMALHAPEPHPAGFGRQWYGLFPPQWADVPKAVSQLRERLEGGDQRQIPLSRTVLLGFSQGGAMAIDVGCQLPLAGIIACSAYPHPGWQPRTERPPVLLIHGRNDDIVPFEAQKRLSEQLGGESQTCQLITFSGGHTIPESTQPQMIQAMQSWLKPISQDS; encoded by the coding sequence ATGGGCGACCTCCTGATCCATTGCGGCGAGGAACACCCCCAGACACGTCTGGTGCTTCTGCACGGCTGGGGGGCTGATGCAAATGATCTGATTCCTTTAGGAGATTCGCTCGTTGCAGGCTCTGGACTAGCCATGGAGCGCATGGCCTTACATGCCCCTGAACCTCATCCGGCGGGTTTTGGGCGCCAGTGGTATGGGTTATTTCCACCTCAGTGGGCCGATGTTCCCAAGGCTGTGAGCCAGTTAAGAGAGCGCCTGGAGGGGGGCGATCAACGGCAAATTCCGCTTTCAAGAACAGTCCTGCTGGGGTTTTCCCAAGGCGGCGCCATGGCCATCGATGTGGGATGCCAACTCCCTTTGGCGGGAATCATCGCCTGCAGTGCCTATCCGCACCCCGGCTGGCAACCGAGAACAGAACGACCGCCTGTCTTGCTTATCCACGGCCGGAACGATGACATCGTGCCCTTCGAAGCACAAAAGAGATTGTCAGAACAACTGGGGGGCGAGAGCCAGACTTGCCAGCTGATTACTTTCTCAGGAGGGCACACCATTCCTGAGAGCACTCAGCCTCAGATGATTCAGGCCATGCAGTCCTGGCTGAAGCCAATCAGCCAGGACTCCTAG
- a CDS encoding DUF3155 domain-containing protein, which produces MSKKRKRISRRRLAGQRVLAHVPTFHLETGEHKPVTAARRFIAEGGLVPPALLNVRRNEHTTDRFFWGEKGLFSAQYAEENHFLFPSLRLIVDKVGEEVIFEGLELASDDWEEMEEYEYAFV; this is translated from the coding sequence ATGTCAAAGAAGCGCAAGCGGATCAGCCGCCGTCGTCTTGCCGGCCAGAGGGTTCTTGCCCATGTTCCGACGTTCCATCTGGAAACCGGTGAGCACAAGCCTGTCACAGCAGCCCGTCGCTTCATTGCGGAAGGCGGACTGGTGCCTCCTGCCCTTCTGAACGTTCGGCGCAACGAGCACACCACCGACCGTTTCTTCTGGGGTGAAAAGGGCCTGTTTAGCGCTCAGTACGCCGAAGAGAACCATTTTCTGTTTCCATCCTTGCGCTTGATTGTCGACAAGGTCGGCGAAGAGGTGATCTTCGAGGGCCTCGAGCTTGCCTCCGACGATTGGGAAGAGATGGAAGAGTACGAATACGCGTTCGTTTGA
- a CDS encoding sensor histidine kinase KdpD, with protein MHLSDRFLALAQQHLSLLITDGVADRLALYLTERNGENTPSLTLVAQAPQDAALPASIAQDPNMRSSAPERRWYPLRHGSLLLGVLRSEQHADDGQPVAPAPRLQTCAETLACILGLELEQERLNGQLNGQRQQLSVMVHQLRNPLTALRTYAQLLLRRLGPDDQQRPLVENLIREQVQLDRYVSSLDQIGREDLRLEPENSTPLLLPPVPSNAPDLTIADLLSPLVERAAATAALQGRLWQEPKQWPNWTHRQRPAADAVTAEIVANLLDNAFRYSPNGCDLGLHLHDHGVCVWDAGPPIPADERKRIFLKGVRGSTSRERAGSGLGLALAQSLAEQRGGQLELLHSPAELDPCLPTEGNAFLLSLPPTEQETAALN; from the coding sequence ATGCATCTCTCTGATCGGTTTCTGGCTCTGGCACAACAGCATTTGAGCCTTCTGATCACCGACGGAGTCGCCGATCGCTTGGCCTTATACCTCACCGAACGCAACGGAGAGAACACACCAAGCCTCACTTTGGTTGCCCAGGCACCGCAGGATGCCGCTCTACCTGCATCAATTGCGCAAGATCCAAATATGCGCAGTTCAGCACCAGAACGACGCTGGTACCCCCTACGTCATGGCTCCTTGCTGCTGGGGGTGCTGCGGTCTGAACAGCACGCAGACGATGGACAGCCTGTGGCCCCTGCTCCCCGCCTGCAGACCTGCGCCGAAACACTGGCCTGCATCCTCGGACTGGAACTCGAGCAGGAACGGCTAAACGGGCAACTGAACGGGCAACGCCAACAGCTCTCCGTGATGGTCCATCAGCTGCGCAACCCGCTGACTGCTCTCCGGACCTATGCCCAGTTGTTGTTGCGACGCCTGGGTCCTGACGACCAACAGCGACCGCTGGTGGAAAACCTGATCCGCGAACAAGTGCAGCTCGATCGCTACGTGAGCTCTCTTGACCAGATCGGCCGGGAGGACCTGCGGCTTGAGCCAGAGAACTCCACCCCACTGCTGCTACCACCGGTGCCTTCCAATGCACCCGATCTCACAATTGCCGACCTGTTGAGCCCTCTGGTGGAACGCGCTGCTGCGACGGCCGCACTGCAGGGAAGGTTGTGGCAAGAACCAAAGCAATGGCCGAACTGGACGCACAGACAACGTCCGGCGGCCGATGCCGTGACGGCAGAGATCGTGGCCAACTTGCTTGACAATGCCTTTCGCTACAGCCCCAATGGCTGTGACCTAGGCCTGCACCTGCACGACCATGGGGTGTGCGTGTGGGATGCCGGCCCCCCGATCCCTGCGGATGAACGAAAGCGAATTTTTCTCAAGGGGGTGCGTGGAAGTACAAGCCGCGAACGAGCCGGCTCAGGTCTCGGTCTGGCCCTGGCGCAGTCACTGGCCGAGCAACGGGGAGGACAGCTCGAACTCTTGCATTCACCGGCGGAACTTGATCCGTGTCTACCGACTGAGGGCAATGCCTTTCTGCTCAGCCTGCCCCCCACAGAACAGGAAACAGCAGCGCTGAACTGA
- the cobS gene encoding adenosylcobinamide-GDP ribazoletransferase → MRSDRRCCPLRIASLFWVRDLAGAWIFYSVLPAWPWPSPRFERIARFAPWIGLVIGSLQALLWLLLSAMNWSAESCALMVIALGAWLTGGLHVDGLMDTADGLAAGQERCLEAMDDSRVGASGVLALLLVVLLQAGALIRLGTWGPLALVMAAVIGRIAPLAAMARFPYLRQGGTAAFHRRHWRGFWDWFPALVLVLLLTIGVACAVPNSFVAVSLVLVLGLAAALLMVECLGKRLGGHTGDTYGACLVWGETFTLFSSALLFPVLWGAG, encoded by the coding sequence GTGAGGTCAGATCGCCGATGCTGCCCCCTGAGAATCGCTTCTCTGTTCTGGGTTCGGGATCTTGCCGGTGCCTGGATTTTCTATTCAGTACTCCCCGCCTGGCCTTGGCCTTCACCACGGTTCGAGCGCATTGCCCGCTTTGCTCCCTGGATCGGTCTGGTGATCGGTAGCCTTCAGGCGTTGCTCTGGCTACTGCTCAGTGCCATGAACTGGTCGGCTGAGAGCTGTGCCTTGATGGTTATTGCCCTGGGAGCCTGGCTCACGGGAGGATTGCATGTCGACGGCCTGATGGACACGGCCGACGGTCTGGCTGCAGGGCAAGAGCGATGCCTTGAAGCCATGGACGACAGTCGTGTCGGAGCCAGCGGTGTTCTGGCCCTGCTGCTTGTTGTGCTTCTGCAAGCGGGGGCCTTGATCAGGCTGGGGACATGGGGCCCGCTCGCGCTGGTGATGGCTGCTGTGATCGGCAGGATCGCTCCTCTCGCTGCAATGGCACGGTTTCCCTACCTTCGCCAAGGCGGGACTGCGGCCTTTCATCGCCGGCATTGGCGCGGGTTCTGGGACTGGTTTCCGGCCCTGGTGCTGGTTCTCCTCCTGACCATTGGAGTGGCTTGCGCAGTGCCCAATTCCTTTGTGGCCGTGTCTTTGGTGCTTGTGCTGGGACTGGCGGCGGCACTGCTGATGGTGGAGTGTTTGGGAAAGCGCCTGGGTGGTCACACCGGCGATACCTACGGAGCCTGTCTCGTGTGGGGGGAGACGTTCACTCTTTTCAGTTCAGCGCTGCTGTTTCCTGTTCTGTGGGGGGCAGGCTGA